A section of the Streptomyces sp. NBC_00178 genome encodes:
- a CDS encoding TPM domain-containing protein, with the protein MVLAGSPAAVADAPVPLSREGQITDRVGALGDQGPQVEGTLDRLYAARRIQLFVVYVRDFSGRAPQTWADETANRNGLGQDDVLLAVATHDRQYAYSVDQGSRLTDAQLADVATTAIEPALRENDWAGAAIGAADGYAAVLAGEPVPTPAITPGPADPSGADDEGASVNLIVPVAVLVAAVVVAAFVFTRRKRRTATRTTPAPGGWGSGAGPGGEPRAALPELDARAKADLVDTDDAVRTSQEELGFATAQFGEEAAAPFAEAVRRARTELTAAFRLRQQLDDAFPEDDETRRGMLDEIISRCADANGRLDAVAEDFDRLRALEQTAPQAVDSAEAAFRELKDRVTAAETAVGALRERYAESATAPAAQDVERAKDRLVFTTSSLTRARQAVDSGNNAEAAVYVRAAEGAIQQVSTLVDGVDRRGGELAAAASGLPGALTEMETDLADARGLLGGTAEDVPTADLQGRIARADAVHADVRGALGSGPYDPVDALRRVEEADAALDEALAGAREQEHGDRRARSLLDQSLLTARASIGAAADYVTTNRGAVGSQARTRLAEAQRRWERAGELSEAGDPQGALAQAQQADALATQARSLAEQDVRAYRDRSGPGGMRGGGGTGGAVLGGIILGGLLGGGGRGGGFGGGFGGGLGGGGFGGGPGSFGGGGTRGRRGGGGRF; encoded by the coding sequence ATGGTCCTGGCGGGTTCGCCCGCCGCCGTGGCCGACGCCCCCGTCCCGCTGTCGCGCGAAGGGCAGATCACCGACAGGGTGGGGGCGCTGGGCGACCAGGGGCCCCAGGTCGAGGGCACGCTCGACCGCCTGTACGCGGCCCGGCGCATCCAGCTCTTCGTCGTGTACGTACGCGACTTCTCCGGCCGGGCCCCGCAGACCTGGGCCGACGAGACCGCGAACCGCAACGGGCTGGGCCAGGACGACGTGCTGCTGGCGGTGGCCACGCACGACCGGCAGTACGCCTACTCCGTCGACCAGGGGTCCCGGCTCACCGACGCCCAGCTCGCCGACGTCGCCACCACCGCGATCGAGCCCGCCCTCCGGGAGAACGACTGGGCCGGCGCCGCGATCGGCGCCGCCGACGGCTACGCCGCGGTACTCGCAGGTGAGCCCGTCCCCACCCCCGCGATCACACCGGGCCCCGCGGATCCCAGCGGCGCCGACGACGAGGGCGCCTCCGTCAACCTCATCGTGCCCGTGGCGGTGCTCGTCGCCGCGGTCGTGGTCGCCGCCTTCGTCTTCACCCGCCGCAAGCGGCGTACGGCGACCCGGACGACCCCGGCGCCCGGCGGCTGGGGCAGCGGGGCCGGGCCCGGGGGCGAGCCCCGGGCCGCGCTGCCGGAACTCGACGCCCGGGCGAAGGCCGACCTGGTGGACACCGACGACGCCGTGCGCACGAGCCAGGAGGAACTCGGCTTCGCCACCGCCCAGTTCGGCGAGGAGGCGGCAGCCCCCTTCGCGGAGGCGGTCCGGCGTGCGCGGACCGAGCTCACCGCGGCGTTCCGGCTCCGGCAGCAGCTCGACGACGCGTTCCCCGAGGACGACGAGACCCGGCGCGGCATGCTCGACGAGATCATCAGCCGCTGCGCGGACGCCAACGGCCGCCTGGACGCCGTGGCCGAGGACTTCGACCGGCTGCGCGCACTCGAACAGACCGCCCCGCAGGCCGTGGACTCCGCCGAGGCCGCCTTCCGAGAGCTCAAGGACCGCGTCACCGCCGCGGAGACGGCCGTCGGGGCGCTGCGCGAGCGCTACGCGGAGTCGGCGACGGCGCCCGCGGCCCAGGACGTCGAACGGGCGAAGGACCGGCTGGTCTTCACCACCTCCAGCCTGACCCGGGCGCGCCAGGCCGTGGACTCCGGCAACAACGCGGAGGCCGCCGTCTACGTCCGTGCCGCCGAGGGGGCGATCCAGCAGGTCTCCACGCTCGTGGACGGGGTGGACCGGCGCGGTGGGGAACTGGCCGCGGCGGCGAGCGGCCTGCCGGGCGCGCTCACCGAGATGGAGACGGACCTGGCGGACGCCAGGGGGCTGCTCGGGGGAACCGCGGAGGATGTGCCGACCGCGGACCTCCAGGGCCGGATCGCCCGCGCCGATGCGGTGCACGCCGACGTGCGGGGTGCGCTCGGCTCGGGGCCCTACGACCCCGTCGACGCGCTGCGCCGGGTCGAGGAGGCGGACGCCGCGCTGGACGAGGCGCTCGCCGGTGCCCGCGAGCAGGAGCACGGGGACCGCCGGGCGCGTTCGCTGCTCGACCAGTCCCTGCTCACCGCGCGGGCGTCGATCGGCGCCGCCGCGGACTACGTCACCACCAACCGCGGCGCGGTCGGCAGTCAGGCCCGCACCCGGCTCGCGGAGGCGCAGCGCCGGTGGGAGCGGGCCGGGGAACTGTCGGAGGCCGGCGACCCGCAGGGCGCCCTGGCCCAGGCGCAGCAGGCGGACGCGCTGGCCACGCAGGCGCGGAGCCTGGCCGAGCAGGACGTGCGCGCGTATCGCGACCGCAGCGGTCCGGGAGGCATGCGCGGGGGCGGCGGGACGGGCGGCGCGGTCCTGGGCGGGATCATCCTCGGCGGCCTGCTGGGCGGCGGCGGCCGGGGCGGCGGGTTCGGCGGGGGCTTCGGCGGCGGGCTCGGCGGGGGCGGGTTCGGCGGCGGGCCGGGCAGCTTCGGCGGCGGGGGGACCCGGGGACGGCGCGGCGGCGGAGGCCGCTTCTGA
- a CDS encoding MarR family winged helix-turn-helix transcriptional regulator, translated as MSSSSATPLPSDPGPDSGPGEAPGAERVADDLAAVVSRLLRRLRGSSADSLLTPSQRSVLARLQDGGPATTASLARAELVRPQSMRLTLGALESRGLVTRAPDLADGRKSVVSVTEAGSTTLAGVRAAKRSWLAEAIAGELDGAERRTLAEAVELIGRLVDE; from the coding sequence ATGTCCAGCAGCTCCGCCACCCCCCTGCCCTCCGACCCCGGGCCCGACTCCGGCCCCGGCGAGGCGCCCGGTGCCGAACGCGTGGCGGACGATCTCGCCGCCGTCGTGAGCAGGCTGCTGCGGCGGCTGCGCGGCTCGTCGGCGGACAGTCTGCTGACCCCCTCCCAGCGCTCGGTCCTGGCCAGGCTCCAGGACGGCGGTCCCGCCACCACCGCGTCGCTGGCCCGCGCCGAACTCGTGCGGCCCCAGTCGATGCGGCTGACGCTGGGCGCGCTGGAGAGCCGGGGTCTCGTGACACGCGCCCCCGACCTCGCCGACGGCCGCAAATCGGTCGTGTCGGTCACCGAGGCCGGCAGCACCACCCTGGCCGGCGTGCGCGCCGCGAAGCGGAGCTGGCTGGCCGAAGCGATCGCCGGTGAACTGGACGGGGCCGAGCGCCGCACGCTCGCCGAGGCCGTCGAGCTCATCGGCCGTCTGGTCGACGAATGA
- a CDS encoding MFS transporter, whose translation MTRYAGGRSPGGATTGPPREAPSPATGTTGPREAPTPAPPPAPGFSTRLTAPLLMGSLLNPLNTTMISTALVAIGHSFGIGAADTAWLISVLYLASAVAQPVLGKLADTLGPRRVFLAGLVVVIASGLVGALAPDFGTLLVSRLLLGVGTSAAYPAAMAVLRDESRRLGRPTPRPVLARLSFAALGSAAVGPALGGLLVTFVGWRGIFAVNVPIALLALSAALLCIPADPPRDRAGAPRPSLDPLGICLFSGALTVLVFFLLDLAHPRWWLLAPSAVLTAVLVRWQLRATQPFIDMRMLAGNGPLLRTYVRHGLGYLLIYCVMYGYTQWLEEARGFSPGHTGLLMLPMSLAALVCSLLGARTKGLRAPLTVACVLLTAGAAVLAFLSHDTPLAVLLLAGACFGAPQGLIGTSNQAAVQAYAPPESIGAAAGLQRTAQYIGAITASSLIALAYADAASDAGLHLMAGVAVVLAVLLTVLTLTDRALRART comes from the coding sequence ATGACCCGGTACGCCGGCGGCCGGAGCCCCGGCGGTGCGACGACCGGTCCGCCGCGGGAGGCACCGTCACCGGCGACCGGCACGACCGGTCCGCGGGAGGCACCGACACCGGCGCCCCCGCCCGCCCCCGGGTTCAGCACCCGCCTCACCGCGCCCCTGCTGATGGGCTCCCTGCTCAACCCGCTGAACACCACCATGATCTCCACCGCCCTGGTGGCCATCGGGCACTCCTTCGGGATCGGGGCCGCCGACACCGCGTGGCTCATCTCGGTCCTCTACCTCGCCAGCGCCGTCGCCCAGCCGGTGCTCGGGAAGCTCGCCGACACCCTGGGTCCGCGCCGCGTCTTCCTGGCCGGCCTCGTGGTCGTGATCGCGTCCGGCCTGGTCGGAGCACTCGCCCCCGACTTCGGCACGCTGCTCGTCTCCCGCCTGCTGCTCGGGGTCGGCACCTCGGCCGCCTACCCGGCCGCCATGGCGGTCCTGCGCGACGAGTCGCGGCGGCTCGGCCGTCCCACCCCGCGCCCCGTGCTCGCGCGGCTCTCCTTCGCCGCGCTGGGCAGCGCGGCGGTCGGCCCCGCGCTCGGCGGACTGCTGGTGACGTTCGTGGGCTGGCGCGGCATCTTCGCCGTCAACGTGCCGATCGCGCTGCTCGCGCTCAGTGCCGCACTCCTGTGCATCCCGGCGGACCCGCCGCGCGACCGGGCCGGAGCGCCCAGGCCGTCGCTGGACCCGCTGGGCATCTGCCTGTTCTCCGGGGCGCTGACCGTCCTGGTCTTCTTCCTGCTCGACCTGGCGCACCCGCGGTGGTGGCTCCTCGCGCCGTCGGCCGTACTGACCGCCGTGCTGGTCCGGTGGCAGCTGCGGGCCACGCAGCCGTTCATCGACATGCGCATGCTCGCCGGGAACGGCCCCCTGCTGCGCACCTACGTCCGTCACGGCCTCGGCTACCTGCTGATCTACTGCGTGATGTACGGCTACACGCAGTGGCTGGAGGAGGCCCGCGGCTTCTCCCCGGGGCACACCGGGCTGCTCATGCTGCCCATGTCCCTGGCCGCGCTCGTCTGCTCATTGCTGGGCGCCCGCACCAAGGGGCTGCGCGCCCCGCTGACCGTCGCCTGCGTCCTGCTCACCGCCGGCGCCGCCGTCCTGGCGTTCCTGTCGCACGACACCCCGCTGGCCGTGCTGCTGCTCGCCGGGGCGTGTTTCGGCGCACCCCAGGGGCTCATCGGCACGAGCAACCAGGCGGCCGTGCAGGCGTACGCGCCGCCCGAGAGCATCGGAGCCGCGGCCGGCCTCCAGCGAACCGCCCAGTACATCGGCGCCATCACCGCGTCGAGCCTGATCGCCCTCGCCTACGCCGACGCGGCGAGCGACGCCGGGCTGCACCTCATGGCGGGCGTGGCCGTCGTCCTCGCGGTCCTGCTGACCGTCCTGACCCTGACCGACCGCGCCCTGCGCGCCCGCACCTGA
- a CDS encoding isochorismatase family protein, with protein MTATVLDPRTALVVVDLQKGIVGLPTAHSADEVVANSAALAEAFRAKGLPVFLVRVTGGAPGRTEGPARSGQPAADWADLVPGIGQRESDIVVTKQQWGAFHGTALDLELRRRGITQVVLTGIATSIGVESTARAAHELGYHVTVATDAVTDMDADAHRNSVEKIFPRLGETGTTAAITALLG; from the coding sequence ATGACCGCCACCGTCCTCGACCCCCGTACCGCCCTCGTCGTCGTCGACCTGCAGAAGGGCATCGTCGGACTGCCGACCGCCCACTCCGCGGACGAGGTCGTCGCCAACTCCGCTGCCCTCGCCGAGGCCTTCCGCGCCAAGGGCCTCCCGGTCTTCCTCGTCCGCGTGACCGGTGGCGCGCCCGGCCGCACCGAGGGCCCCGCCCGGTCCGGGCAGCCCGCCGCGGACTGGGCCGACCTCGTGCCCGGGATCGGGCAGCGGGAGTCCGACATCGTCGTCACCAAGCAGCAGTGGGGCGCCTTCCACGGCACCGCGCTCGACCTCGAACTGCGCCGCCGCGGCATCACGCAGGTCGTGCTGACCGGCATCGCCACGAGCATCGGCGTCGAGTCCACCGCCCGCGCGGCGCACGAGCTGGGCTACCACGTCACCGTCGCCACGGACGCGGTCACCGACATGGACGCCGACGCCCACCGCAACAGCGTCGAGAAGATCTTCCCCAGGCTCGGGGAGACCGGCACCACCGCCGCGATCACCGCGCTGCTGGGCTGA
- a CDS encoding ABC transporter family substrate-binding protein has translation MAHVGVPRGTARKRRSVALLATGVLTIPVLAGCSSDSESPSRVAVPQDIAPAARERVTEGSTLTWAIDAVPATLNAFQADADGATTRITGALLPSLFPMDERGEPRLNPDYLESAKVIEQEPKQVVLYKLNQQAVWSDGREIGAPDFVAQWRALSGKDSAFWTARNAGYERIEKIERGKDDLQVRVTFSKPYGDWRSLFSPLYPKEVTATPAAFNDGARTTIKNTAGPFRLRSVSKAKGTVVLDRNPRWWGNEAKLESLVFRAVAPGDRSKALTQGTVQVADIDTATADSIARAARYRGGNGQPPAHGPGADVTPASALRSWALAHGSDEKAAETAQAAREKSRQAVAVYAAEQKSLRSFAVRKSLEPAYTQLALNGESGPLADDRVRRAIARTLDRQELADTVLKPLGLPAKPPGSHLALAGQPAYKDGSGALGDRDTKEAQALLADAGFTTAGAVRRTEDTKAGSEAEKKKAAEDAAAGEKDKKAEGEDKTGKKADEEKKADEEKKAGKADEAEKDDKASREEGTYIVGDDKPGSRRAGDVEVTAQDRQPGGPAGAYAPAGTAAPAPASVKGRLGKDGKPLTLRFVLPSGPGSQSLRTVGEKIVEMLDSIGIGTTVTKVSDDSYFKDHIASGDYDMALYSWPATAYPATDGRPIFAKPEPATDGSLLVEQNYTRVGSDHIDQLFDRAASELDAKKSRDLLRQADARIWAAAGSIPLYQRPQLVAVDKKLANIGAFGFSSPRYEDIGFTAREAAGSPANRKK, from the coding sequence ATGGCCCACGTCGGCGTCCCGCGCGGGACGGCCCGAAAGCGCCGCTCGGTCGCGCTCCTGGCGACAGGTGTGCTCACGATCCCGGTGCTGGCGGGCTGCAGCTCGGACAGCGAGAGCCCCTCCCGGGTGGCCGTCCCGCAGGACATCGCCCCGGCCGCCCGGGAGCGGGTGACGGAGGGGTCGACGCTCACCTGGGCGATCGACGCGGTCCCGGCCACCCTCAACGCCTTCCAGGCCGACGCCGACGGCGCGACCACGCGGATCACCGGCGCCCTGCTGCCCAGCCTCTTCCCGATGGACGAGCGGGGGGAGCCCCGGCTCAACCCGGACTACCTCGAATCGGCGAAGGTCATCGAGCAGGAGCCCAAGCAGGTCGTCCTGTACAAGCTCAACCAGCAGGCGGTGTGGAGCGACGGCCGCGAGATCGGCGCCCCGGACTTCGTCGCCCAGTGGCGCGCGCTGAGCGGTAAGGACTCGGCGTTCTGGACCGCGCGCAACGCGGGATACGAGCGGATCGAGAAGATCGAGCGCGGCAAGGACGACCTGCAGGTCCGGGTGACGTTCTCCAAGCCGTACGGGGACTGGCGCTCCCTCTTCTCGCCGCTGTACCCGAAGGAGGTCACCGCGACCCCCGCGGCCTTCAACGACGGGGCCAGGACCACCATCAAGAACACCGCAGGACCGTTTCGGCTGCGCAGCGTCAGCAAGGCGAAGGGGACGGTCGTGCTCGACCGGAACCCGCGCTGGTGGGGCAACGAGGCCAAGCTGGAGTCGCTGGTCTTCCGGGCCGTCGCCCCCGGGGACCGGAGCAAGGCACTGACCCAGGGCACGGTCCAGGTCGCCGACATCGACACGGCGACGGCCGACAGCATCGCCCGCGCGGCACGCTACCGCGGCGGCAACGGGCAGCCGCCCGCCCACGGGCCCGGCGCCGACGTCACCCCCGCCTCCGCCCTGCGGTCCTGGGCGCTGGCCCACGGCTCGGACGAGAAGGCCGCCGAGACCGCGCAGGCCGCCCGCGAGAAGAGCCGGCAGGCCGTCGCCGTGTACGCCGCCGAGCAGAAGTCGCTGCGTTCCTTCGCCGTGCGCAAGTCCCTGGAGCCCGCGTACACGCAGCTCGCCCTGAACGGCGAGTCCGGGCCGCTGGCCGACGACCGGGTGCGCCGGGCGATCGCCCGCACGCTGGACCGGCAGGAACTCGCCGACACCGTGCTGAAGCCGCTCGGCCTCCCCGCCAAGCCGCCGGGCAGCCACCTGGCCCTGGCCGGGCAGCCCGCCTACAAGGACGGCAGCGGCGCGCTCGGCGACCGGGACACCAAGGAGGCCCAGGCACTGCTGGCCGACGCCGGATTCACCACCGCCGGTGCCGTCCGCAGGACCGAGGACACCAAGGCGGGCAGCGAGGCCGAGAAGAAGAAGGCCGCCGAGGACGCCGCCGCGGGGGAGAAGGACAAGAAGGCGGAGGGCGAGGACAAGACCGGGAAGAAGGCCGACGAGGAGAAGAAGGCCGACGAGGAGAAGAAGGCAGGCAAGGCCGACGAGGCGGAGAAGGACGACAAGGCCTCGCGCGAGGAGGGCACGTACATCGTCGGTGACGACAAGCCGGGCAGCCGCCGGGCGGGCGATGTCGAGGTCACGGCGCAGGACCGGCAGCCCGGCGGCCCGGCCGGCGCCTACGCCCCGGCGGGTACCGCCGCGCCGGCCCCCGCCTCGGTGAAGGGCCGCCTCGGCAAGGACGGCAAGCCGCTGACGCTGCGCTTCGTCCTCCCGTCGGGCCCCGGCTCGCAGTCGCTGCGCACCGTCGGGGAGAAGATCGTCGAGATGCTCGACTCGATCGGCATCGGAACGACGGTCACCAAGGTCTCCGACGACAGCTACTTCAAGGACCACATCGCCTCGGGCGACTACGACATGGCGCTGTACTCGTGGCCCGCCACCGCCTACCCGGCCACCGACGGGCGCCCGATCTTCGCCAAGCCGGAGCCCGCGACGGACGGCTCGCTGCTCGTGGAGCAGAACTACACCCGGGTCGGCTCGGACCACATCGACCAGTTGTTCGACCGGGCGGCCTCGGAGCTCGACGCCAAGAAGTCGAGGGATCTGCTCAGGCAGGCCGACGCCCGGATCTGGGCAGCTGCGGGATCGATTCCGCTGTATCAGAGGCCACAGCTGGTCGCCGTCGACAAGAAGCTCGCCAACATCGGCGCCTTCGGCTTCTCCTCGCCCCGCTACGAGGACATCGGGTTCACCGCGCGAGAAGCGGCAGGTTCCCCCGCGAATCGTAAGAAGTAG
- the typA gene encoding translational GTPase TypA yields the protein MPTRHDIRNVAIVAHVDHGKTTLVDAMLKQAGAFAAHAAENLDERMMDSNDLEREKGITILAKNTAVKYHPKDGGDVITINIIDTPGHADFGGEVERGLSMVDAVVLLVDASEGPLPQTRFVLRKALTAKLPVILCINKTDRPDSRIAEVIDETYDLFLDLDADENQIEFPIVYACARDGVASLTKPEDGTVPADSDSLEPFFSTILSTVPAPEYDEDAPLQAHVTNLDADNFLGRIALCRVEQGELRKGQTVTWIKRDGSMSNVRITELLMTEALTRKPAEKAGPGDICAIAGIPDIMIGETLADTENPIALPLITVDEPAISMTIGANTSPLVGKGGKGHKVTARQIKDRLDRELIGNVSLRVLDTERPDAWEVQGRGELALAILVEQMRREGFELTVGKPEVVTKQVDGKTHEPIERMTIDSPEEHLGAITQLMATRKGRMETMTNHGSGWVRMEWIVPSRGLIGFRTEFLTQTRGTGIAHSLFEGHEPWFGELRTRHNGSLVADRSGVVTPFAMVNLQERGVIFTEAGTEVYEGMIIGENSRSDDMDVNITKEKKLTNMRAASADTTENVVPARKLSLEQSLEFCRDDECIEVTPETVRIRKVVLDQKQRGRTASRAKNG from the coding sequence ATGCCCACGCGCCACGACATCCGTAACGTAGCCATCGTCGCCCACGTCGACCACGGCAAGACCACGCTGGTCGACGCCATGCTCAAGCAGGCGGGCGCCTTCGCCGCGCACGCCGCCGAGAACCTCGACGAACGCATGATGGACTCGAACGACCTGGAGCGTGAGAAGGGCATCACGATCCTGGCCAAGAACACGGCCGTGAAGTACCACCCGAAGGATGGCGGCGACGTCATCACCATCAACATCATCGACACCCCCGGCCACGCCGACTTCGGTGGCGAGGTCGAGCGCGGCCTGTCGATGGTGGACGCGGTCGTCCTGCTCGTCGACGCCTCCGAGGGCCCGCTGCCCCAGACCCGCTTCGTCCTGCGCAAGGCGCTGACGGCCAAGCTGCCGGTCATCCTCTGCATCAACAAGACGGACCGCCCGGACTCGCGCATCGCCGAGGTCATCGACGAGACGTACGACCTCTTCCTGGACCTGGACGCCGACGAGAACCAGATCGAGTTCCCGATCGTCTACGCCTGCGCCCGTGACGGCGTCGCCTCGCTGACCAAGCCGGAGGACGGCACCGTCCCGGCCGACAGCGACAGCCTGGAGCCGTTCTTCTCGACCATCCTCTCCACGGTCCCGGCCCCCGAGTACGACGAGGACGCGCCGCTCCAGGCCCACGTCACCAACCTGGACGCCGACAACTTCCTCGGCCGTATCGCGCTCTGCCGTGTCGAGCAGGGCGAGCTGCGCAAGGGCCAGACCGTCACGTGGATCAAGCGCGACGGCTCGATGTCCAACGTCCGCATCACCGAGCTGCTGATGACCGAGGCGCTCACCCGCAAGCCCGCCGAGAAGGCCGGCCCGGGCGACATCTGCGCCATCGCCGGTATCCCGGACATCATGATCGGCGAGACCCTGGCCGACACCGAGAACCCGATCGCGCTGCCGCTGATCACGGTCGACGAGCCGGCCATCTCGATGACCATCGGCGCCAACACCTCGCCGCTCGTCGGCAAGGGCGGCAAGGGCCACAAGGTCACCGCGCGTCAGATCAAGGACCGCCTCGACCGCGAGCTGATCGGTAACGTCTCGCTCCGCGTCCTGGACACCGAGCGCCCCGACGCCTGGGAGGTCCAGGGCCGCGGTGAGCTCGCGCTGGCCATCCTGGTCGAGCAGATGCGCCGCGAGGGCTTCGAACTGACCGTGGGCAAGCCCGAGGTCGTCACGAAGCAGGTCGACGGCAAGACGCACGAGCCGATCGAGCGCATGACGATCGACTCGCCCGAGGAGCACCTCGGCGCGATCACGCAGCTCATGGCGACCCGCAAGGGCCGCATGGAGACGATGACGAACCACGGTTCGGGCTGGGTCCGCATGGAGTGGATCGTCCCCTCCCGCGGCCTCATCGGCTTCCGTACGGAGTTCCTGACCCAGACCCGCGGCACCGGCATCGCGCACTCCCTGTTCGAGGGCCACGAGCCGTGGTTCGGGGAGCTGCGCACGCGTCACAACGGCTCGCTGGTGGCCGACCGTTCCGGCGTCGTGACGCCGTTCGCGATGGTCAACCTCCAGGAGCGCGGTGTCATCTTCACCGAGGCCGGCACCGAGGTCTACGAGGGCATGATCATCGGTGAGAACTCGCGCTCCGACGACATGGACGTGAACATCACCAAGGAGAAGAAGCTCACCAACATGCGTGCGGCTTCCGCCGACACCACGGAGAACGTGGTGCCGGCCCGCAAGCTCTCGCTGGAGCAGTCCCTGGAGTTCTGCCGCGACGACGAGTGCATCGAGGTGACCCCGGAGACCGTCCGCATCCGCAAGGTCGTCCTGGACCAGAAGCAGCGAGGCCGTACGGCCTCGCGCGCCAAGAACGGCTGA
- a CDS encoding peptide ABC transporter substrate-binding protein has product MRGAKSAKWVAGAAIIALAATACGGGDSDDNGKAASTEKGKPAGYVSIDVGEPQKPLIPADTNESLGSYVIQSLFTQLLDFDAEGNIVYTNAESVKSTDNKTWTVKLKAGWKFHDGTPVTSESYIKAWNWYANTKNAQQNAFWFEDIKGYADVHPEKGDPKATEMSGLKAVDDTTFTIELNNPVPYYEYKLGYATFAPLPEVFYKDTKAFGQAPVGNGPYIFEKWDHKKLIQVKANPDYQGPNKAKNKGVLFKNYATVEAAYQDLLSGNLDMIRQVGPKDLPKYKQDLGDRAIDQPYAAIQSLVPTFYSKTFKGIDPKVIQGLSMAIDRDTITKTVLNGTRKPATSFTPPGVAGNQDLGTDVFKFDPAKAKQLVKDGGGVPGNKVFIQYNADGGHKEWVTAVCESIRNSTGVDCVPDAKPDFQTDLEARDNDQVKSMYRGGWVADYPLNVNFMRELYGTTAEANNGRFSDKEVDAAFKKGDNAATLDESIKAYQEAEKLVLAKMPAIPLWEYKTNGGYSKSVDNVTVDFHGDYNITDVTVAK; this is encoded by the coding sequence ATGCGCGGTGCCAAGAGCGCCAAGTGGGTCGCGGGAGCGGCAATCATCGCCCTGGCCGCGACTGCCTGTGGCGGGGGCGACAGTGACGACAACGGCAAGGCTGCCTCGACGGAGAAGGGCAAGCCCGCGGGCTACGTCTCCATCGACGTCGGCGAGCCGCAGAAGCCGCTGATCCCGGCCGACACCAACGAGTCGCTCGGCAGCTACGTCATCCAGTCGCTGTTCACCCAGCTCCTGGACTTCGACGCCGAGGGCAACATCGTCTACACGAACGCCGAGTCCGTGAAGTCGACGGACAACAAGACGTGGACGGTCAAGCTCAAGGCCGGCTGGAAGTTCCACGACGGCACCCCGGTCACCTCCGAGTCGTACATCAAGGCTTGGAACTGGTACGCCAACACCAAGAACGCCCAGCAGAACGCGTTCTGGTTCGAGGACATCAAGGGCTACGCGGACGTCCACCCCGAGAAGGGTGACCCGAAGGCCACGGAGATGTCCGGCCTGAAGGCTGTCGACGACACGACCTTCACGATCGAGCTCAACAACCCGGTGCCGTACTACGAGTACAAGCTCGGCTACGCCACCTTCGCCCCGCTGCCGGAGGTGTTCTACAAGGACACCAAGGCCTTCGGCCAGGCGCCGGTCGGCAACGGTCCCTACATCTTCGAGAAGTGGGACCACAAGAAGCTCATCCAGGTCAAGGCCAACCCTGACTACCAGGGCCCGAACAAGGCCAAGAACAAGGGTGTCCTCTTCAAGAACTACGCGACCGTCGAGGCCGCGTACCAGGACCTCCTGTCCGGCAACCTGGACATGATCCGCCAGGTCGGCCCGAAGGACCTGCCGAAGTACAAGCAGGACCTCGGCGACCGCGCGATCGACCAGCCGTACGCGGCGATCCAGTCGCTCGTCCCGACCTTCTACTCGAAGACCTTCAAGGGCATCGACCCGAAGGTCATCCAGGGTCTGTCGATGGCGATCGACCGTGACACGATCACCAAGACCGTGCTCAACGGCACCCGCAAGCCCGCCACCAGCTTCACGCCTCCGGGCGTCGCCGGTAACCAGGACCTGGGCACCGACGTGTTCAAGTTCGACCCGGCGAAGGCGAAGCAGCTCGTCAAGGACGGCGGCGGCGTCCCGGGCAACAAGGTCTTCATCCAGTACAACGCCGACGGCGGCCACAAGGAGTGGGTGACCGCTGTCTGCGAGTCCATCCGCAACTCGACCGGGGTCGACTGTGTCCCGGACGCCAAGCCGGACTTCCAGACCGACCTGGAAGCGCGTGACAACGACCAGGTCAAGTCGATGTACCGCGGTGGCTGGGTGGCCGACTACCCGCTGAACGTCAACTTCATGCGCGAGCTGTACGGTACGACCGCCGAGGCCAACAACGGCCGGTTCTCCGACAAGGAGGTCGACGCGGCCTTCAAGAAGGGCGACAACGCGGCGACCCTGGACGAGTCCATCAAGGCGTACCAGGAGGCCGAGAAGCTCGTCCTCGCCAAGATGCCGGCCATCCCGCTCTGGGAGTACAAGACGAACGGTGGCTACTCGAAGTCGGTGGACAACGTCACCGTCGACTTCCACGGTGACTACAACATCACCGACGTCACGGTCGCCAAGTAG